DNA sequence from the Armatimonadota bacterium genome:
ACTCAAGCCCGACTCACCGGCCGATAAGGGTGGTGTGTGGACCGGCTGCATGGTGGATGACAAGGGCGCTCCTACGGCGATATACACCGGCGTCGAACCGCAGTGCGTATGCATCGCCACCGGCAATCGCGATCTGTCGCGATTCACCAAGTACGTTGGCAATCCGGTCGTCCCGGCCCAACAGCAAGCCATGGGGCTCACCGGGTTTCGCGACCCCTATGTCTGGAAGCAGGGCAGCTGGTGGATGATGGTGGTCGGCGCCGGCATCCCGGGCAAGGGCGGCGAGCTGCTGCTATACCGCTCACGTGATCTGAGGCAGTGGGAGTCGCGCGGAACGGCATTTGTGGGCGATCGCGATCAGCATCCCGACATGTGGGAGTGTCCAAACCTGTTCCGCCTTGGCACAAAGTGGGTGCTAATCATCTCGAACGGGCAGACCTGGTGGTATACCGGCACGTTCCGCAACGGCCGCTTTTCACCGGAGAAGACCGGCCTTCTCGACGCGGGCAATTCCCTGTATGCACCACAGACTTTCAAGGATGCTCGCGGCCGACGCATCCTGTTCGGATGGCTTCGCGAAAACCGCAGCGACGCGGAAGCACATGGATGGCAGGGCGTGATGTCGCTGCCACGCATCCTGAAGGTGGATGCGAATGGTGATCTTACACAGGCGCCCGCGCCTGAATTGCAGCGCCTCCGTGCCAGGTCTACGCACGCAACCGCGATCAAACTGACGCAGCGCGAAGGCTTTTTGCCACTCAAAGACTTTGAGAAGCTGGGCGATGAGTGCGAACTGCAGGCTGTTCTAAAGCCGGGCCAGGCAGGCCGCGTGGGATTGGTGGTTGCCGCTACGCCGGACGGTGTGGAGCAGACGCGGATTGAGTACAACGTGCGGCGTGGCGGCATCGATGTGGACCGCTCTCGCTCCAGCCTGTCAAAGTCGGCCGATGCCGGTACGGTATTCTTACCGGCGGAGTTGGATTCAGCGGGTGAAATACGGCTCCGCATATTCGTCGACCGATCGGTAATTGAGATATACACTGCCGACGGGCAGTGCATGGCTGTGCGGATCTACCCCACGCGGCCCGACGCAATGGCGATGGGTGTTACAGGGGATCCGGGCGGCGCCATCGAGGCGCTTCGTGTGAACCGTATGCGGTCCGCGATCCCGAGCGTAGGCGCCGCCGAAATCGAACCAACGCAAGAGTAGAGGAGGCAATAATGGAAAAGAGGATTCTGGGCGGTACCGGCATGCCTGTCACGGTTTTGGGATTCGGCGGCGCTGAGATTGGGTATGGAAGCGCAGCGCAGGATGCCGTCGATCGGCTGCTGGGAAGCGCTCTGGATGCCGGATTGAACACCATCGATACGGCCGAATGCTACGCCGCCAGCGAGGAGTTGATCGGCAACGCAGTGGCCCACCGGCGCAACTCGTTCTTCCTTTTCACCAAATGCGGTCACGCATCCGGATTCCCGCAGCCGGACTGGGACCTCGATATGCTTGCGTTCAGCATCGATCGCAGCCTCGAGCGGCTAAAGACCGATTGCGTGGACCTGCTTCAGCTCCATACCTGCTCGGAGGAGATGCTTCGGCAGGGCGACGTGATTGCCGTGGTTCAGAAGGCGCGCGATGCCGGCAAGACGCGGTTTATCGGCTACAGCGGCGACGGAGCCGCGGCGCGGTATGCCATTGAATGTGGGGCATTCGATACCTTGCAGACCTCGATCAGCATCTGCGATCAGGAGTGCCTGGACGTCAACATCCCACTTGCCCTGGAGCGCAATGTGGGGGTAATCGCAAAGCGTCCGATTGCGAATGCGGTATTCAAGTACGCCGACAAGCCCGACAACGGCTACATCGTGGACTACTGGCGACGCCTGCAGTCGCTGGATTATCCATTTGCAAACCGCGCAGACGCCGCTTCCACGGCACTGCGATTCACCCTCTCAACGCCTGGGGTCCACACGGCGATTGTTGGAACCATGAATCCGGACCGTTGGCCGGCTAATGCAGCGATGCTAGAAGCCGGCGCACTTGCGCCCGCCGAGTACCGGGCGATTCGCGACCGCTGGCAAGAGGTACGGGCGGCAGACTGGACGGGGCGCGGCTGACCTGGCGTCCGCGTGTCAGGTTTGGTCCAGCGCCCGAACAGCCGCTGGAATTCGCGCTGCGACGCGCACGACGAGGTCCGACGTTTCCGCTTCGGTGCGCGGATCGTACAGCGAGTAGAGGGTTCCGCGCCGAAACCGGATTGTCTTCATACCCAGCGATTTTGCGGGCTTTACGTCGTTTTCGGGGCGGTCGCCAATCATGATCGCATCTCGCGGAGCACACTGCGCCTGATCGAGCGCCCAGACGAACAGCGCGGGATCGGGCTTGGAGACCCCAACTACCGAGTCGATCGCGGTGACGCGAAAGGCATCGGCGATGCCGTAATCGTGCAGCGCGTCGACGATCGGCGGGTGTTGATTCGCGATGATGCCCAATGAATAGCTTGCCTGCAGCTCCCGTACTACGGCTGTGATGTTGTCGAGCAGCATGCCGTACGGGCGCGGAGCACGCATCTGTTCATACTCCGCGCGGCCTTCGCGATAGATCGCCGCCCACAGTGCGTCGTCCGGCACCCACCGGCGACAGGCCTGTACAATCGCCGTGCCGGGCTCGATGCGAACCAGCGCCTCGAGCTCGGTGTGGTAGGCATCCCAGGTGACAGGAACGCCGTTACGGCGCATCGAAAGCAGCAGCGAGTGCAGCCAGTATTGGTGCTGCGCATCCTCATCAAAGAGCACATCGCCAATATCGAAAAAGACCCATTTTACCGACACGGAAGACTCCCGGCGCGCGCGGCGTTAGAGCTGGCTGGCCACAGTTGGTGGTACAAAGAAGTGGCCGCTGATGCGACTATGGTAGCACGCATCGCTGCCGGCGCGCCGGCAGCAGATTGCCGGGCGCCGTCACAGGAGGTGAGGATGCCCGGCGCACCGGAGCTCAACCTTAGAATAGTACTGGCCGAACCGCCGGAAGGTGTGCGCTACTGCCTGCAGCGCCGGAGTCGCGCCGATTGCGTTGACCATGCCACCTCTTCGGGCGGCGATATGGTGTTCCATGTACCGGTTCGCGTGAAACCGGGAGGCGAGGCGCCCGACTTCCTGGGCCCAATGGTTCGCGGCAGGCCCGGTGACCGTCACATAGCAATTCTCATCGGCACACTGGCGGGAGACGAGGGTTCCTGCTGGACGCGCGGACTGAAGATCCGCTTGCTGCGTATCAGTTGGGCACAGGTTGAGGCAGCTCAAGCGACCCCCGGTGGCGCGTTACAGGGCCGGTTTATTGCCCGGGCTCGCGACGGAAGCCCCGCGTGCGCTACGGCGAAAGTTGCCGAGGATGGAGCGTGGCGAACTGTTCCGTCGCGCTAAGGCAACGGATCGACACATACGCCTTGAATCAACGATGGGGCCATCGTGAGCGAACTCACCCGAATCACGATTTTGCCGGTAAAACGCCAGGTAAGCCACACGCCATCGCCATAATTCGCAACGAGCCGGCTGTCCAGCAGGTCGCCCTGGGTATCGAATACCGAGACGTCGGATTCGTAGCCGGCACGATTGAAATCGAGTAGATAGATCGCGGCCCGGTGCGCTTTACCGTCACTGGTATCCATTCGCACCGCCATCGGAATTGGACCGCCGGAAAACGCCGCCGGCGCTCGCGCGGGCAGCCCCGGGCCGGAGTTTGGCAGCCTCGTATCGGTGCTGTTGCGCTGGTGCAGGAAGGCAAATATGCTGCCCTCCATGATTTCGTTGGAGCCGGTGGTGATCTCCGGCCGGACAGGAAGAATGATGCCCAAACCCCGGTACAGGATCAGCTCGGGCTTCTGCATCTCGGAGAGGCCGTCAAAAAGCGGGATGAGGAATCCTTCGCTTCCGTATACGCCGCTCCATGCACCTTGCGTCTTGCTGTCGAGCGCCATGAACTGAACCGTAGCTCCGGTGCTGCCCGGTGGGACCAGCACAAACTGCTCGCCGGCCCGGTAACGCAATTTACTGCCCTGCTCCAGGCTCATCCACAGGTTGAGCCGCGTATTCTGAGCTACCTGCGGAACCGGCACTGCAACGGGCACGGAAACCTGCGCCCCCGCTGGTACCGACACCGTTTGAACCACCGCGGGCAGCATAATGCCACCGGCTCTGGCACGAGGCTTGCGCGTTACACCGATTTGAGCGCCATTTCCGCCGATCGCCACCTGGCCCGTACCACGCTGCAGCGGCAGAACCGAGGCGAGGCCCGGGGAATGCATCAACTCGGGCCGCAGAACCAGGCGGTAGGTTTGTGGTGCAAATGTATCGTTAAAGACGGTGAGTGTGCGGAGGAGAGGATGTCCGGCCGGTATCTGAAGCGGGCTTGCCGGAAACCGGCCAACTCCGTTCGAGCGCTCGTTGGCTGCGTCATACGCGGAGTCGTACACAGCCGATGGCGCCCACGTTGAGGTTAGAAGAGCCAGCGATGCGAGCATGCCGGAACGCTGCGTATCCAGCTGACCGGGTACGGGCGCCGGCGGCACCTCCAGCGGGTACGCGGCAACAGCGGCGGGCAGCCACACCGTTGGTGATCGGTACCGATCCCTGCGCGCATCCAGCGCCAGGCGTACAGAATTGCCCGAAAGCGTGAAACCGTCAGGAGGTCTCGTATAGCCGTTGCGCGACACTTGACGACCGAGCTCGGCCGATAGCAGTGGCCGTCGCAAATCCATCCCCGGAGGCGCTAGTGCTGCCCGGCCCGGCAAGCGCCACGCGAAGAGTGAAGGGTGCAGGCACGCGTCGGCAGTCAGGGCGCCGGCCGCGGAACCCTCCGGCAGGGTGGCGACAACCATGATGCCCAACGAGTCGCAGATGCGCAGAACATAGTGCGGCAGTGGGCCGGTAACCAACACCGCGTTTCCACAAAGTCCCTGAAGCCAAACGATAGCACGCCTGAATGCAGCCGGTGTCGTCGTCGGACCTGCGCGCAACGAGACGCCGCGGAGACGTACCGGAACACCATTCAGGGATAGCCCTGAGGATGCGGTGCGCGGTGTACAGAAGCCGAACACCAATCCGGCCGAGGCAGATGGACCGGCAGCGGCAGCGCGGACCACCAGCCGGTGCAGCACGGGCGGCGGCATTCCACGCAGTTTGGGCCACCACCAGGAGGCGCGGCCGGGCGTCCAACGGATTGGACCAAATCTGCGCGTCACGCGGGAAGACGCCGGTACGTTGATGGAGGCTGACGGAAGGATCGGATACCGGAAGCGGCTTCCTGCCGCGGCTGCGCTAACGGACGCCGTGACGCGCAATCTCAAGGCTCGAGGCGTGTTGTTGATGAAGGTTGCTTGCCAGCTGAAAAGATTCTGTGGCGCCAACGGCAGCGCCGCCAGGCCGGAAATCGAGATGGGAGCCTGCGCACGCAGCGGCGCCACCGATCCGAACATGAGCAGCGAGAAAGCAAAGACGATGCGGGTATTAATCATAACGCGAAAGCCAAACATCGACCCGTTCGACGCCCGAGAGCAAGTTACCTGCTTGCGGCCGGCGCGAGAGGCGGCACGAGTGCGGAGGGTTTATGGAGCGGGATGATCGGGTGCGAATGAGCTTCTGCGCGGTACGCGCCATGCCGGCGGCGTTTGCCTTACTGGCGCTGGCGGGCTGCACGCGACCCATCAACCGGGCAGCCGAGCGGCGCATCCGGGATCTGCTCCCACAAGCGCTTGGTCCCGCTAACTCGTATCAGGTACACGTCTCCGGCTCTCCATTTCGCACCGCTTCGGGCAGGCTGCACGACGTGACGATTGACGGACAGGACGTGCAGCTTGGCCATGGCATGCTGCTGGATGAGTTGGACCTCCATCTGCAGGGTGTTGATGTGGATACCCTCCACAAGCGCCTTAAAGGCATCCGTTCGGCGTCGTTTGCCGCTACGGTTGGCGCCACTACGCTCGACGAATACTTTGCCGGCGAGAACCCGCAGGGCGCCGACCTGCGGAACGTGGCAGTACACTTTGCGCCGGGCAACCACGTGGTGATATCGGGTGACCG
Encoded proteins:
- a CDS encoding glycoside hydrolase family 32 protein, coding for MKSFVGLTVTWLALATTLVGHAGGGSTLMKRDPNAMTDRMRPQYHFLPASNWMNDPNGLIQFNGVYHIFYQRNPFAATWGPMYWGHAESHDLVHWRLMPDALKPDSPADKGGVWTGCMVDDKGAPTAIYTGVEPQCVCIATGNRDLSRFTKYVGNPVVPAQQQAMGLTGFRDPYVWKQGSWWMMVVGAGIPGKGGELLLYRSRDLRQWESRGTAFVGDRDQHPDMWECPNLFRLGTKWVLIISNGQTWWYTGTFRNGRFSPEKTGLLDAGNSLYAPQTFKDARGRRILFGWLRENRSDAEAHGWQGVMSLPRILKVDANGDLTQAPAPELQRLRARSTHATAIKLTQREGFLPLKDFEKLGDECELQAVLKPGQAGRVGLVVAATPDGVEQTRIEYNVRRGGIDVDRSRSSLSKSADAGTVFLPAELDSAGEIRLRIFVDRSVIEIYTADGQCMAVRIYPTRPDAMAMGVTGDPGGAIEALRVNRMRSAIPSVGAAEIEPTQE
- a CDS encoding aldo/keto reductase, encoding MEKRILGGTGMPVTVLGFGGAEIGYGSAAQDAVDRLLGSALDAGLNTIDTAECYAASEELIGNAVAHRRNSFFLFTKCGHASGFPQPDWDLDMLAFSIDRSLERLKTDCVDLLQLHTCSEEMLRQGDVIAVVQKARDAGKTRFIGYSGDGAAARYAIECGAFDTLQTSISICDQECLDVNIPLALERNVGVIAKRPIANAVFKYADKPDNGYIVDYWRRLQSLDYPFANRADAASTALRFTLSTPGVHTAIVGTMNPDRWPANAAMLEAGALAPAEYRAIRDRWQEVRAADWTGRG
- a CDS encoding HAD family hydrolase, which encodes MSVKWVFFDIGDVLFDEDAQHQYWLHSLLLSMRRNGVPVTWDAYHTELEALVRIEPGTAIVQACRRWVPDDALWAAIYREGRAEYEQMRAPRPYGMLLDNITAVVRELQASYSLGIIANQHPPIVDALHDYGIADAFRVTAIDSVVGVSKPDPALFVWALDQAQCAPRDAIMIGDRPENDVKPAKSLGMKTIRFRRGTLYSLYDPRTEAETSDLVVRVAARIPAAVRALDQT
- a CDS encoding DUF2993 domain-containing protein, translating into MERDDRVRMSFCAVRAMPAAFALLALAGCTRPINRAAERRIRDLLPQALGPANSYQVHVSGSPFRTASGRLHDVTIDGQDVQLGHGMLLDELDLHLQGVDVDTLHKRLKGIRSASFAATVGATTLDEYFAGENPQGADLRNVAVHFAPGNHVVISGDRMVLGVGVPFTVSGPVRPEGGRRLELDATALRVAGIPLGGVVLGFVKDHFDSAVDLSQLPFGVRITGVATSAGKLTLSGAASTAAILAAAH